In Equus caballus isolate H_3958 breed thoroughbred chromosome 7, TB-T2T, whole genome shotgun sequence, one DNA window encodes the following:
- the OR51F1C gene encoding olfactory receptor family 51 subfamily F member 1C, with translation MLQIQNNMEILSNLTSKFPTFMLTSIPGLESVHAWISIPFCFLYTVALSGNCMILFVVITQKSLHEPMYYFLSMLSAADLGLTVSTMSTTLGILWFDAREISLDTCIVQMFFLHGFTIIECGVLVAMAFDRYVAICDPLRYTAILTNSRIIQMGLLMIIRTVVLIVPLLLLLKPLYFCRVNVLSHSYCYYPDVIKLACSDTRANSICGIIDLFLTTGVDTLCIILSYILIVRSVLHIASPEERHKVFSTCVSHIGALTIFYIPMISLSLVHRYSRSAPKVVHSLMANIYLLLPPVLNPIIYSVKTKQIHKVIFSLLLTK, from the coding sequence ATGCTACAAATCCAGAACAACATGGAGATCCTAAGTAACTTGACATCTAAATTTCCAACCTTCATGTTGACCAGCATTCCTGGCCTAGAGTCTGTCCACGCCTGGATCTccattcctttctgttttctgtatACCGTTGCCCTCTCTGGGAACTGCATGATCCTGTTTGTCGTCATTACCCAGAAGAGTCTCCATGAGCCCATGTACTATTTCCTCTCCATGCTGTCAGCTGCTGACTTGGGCTTGACTGTTTCTACAATGTCAACAACATTAGGCATCCTATGGTTCGATGCAAGAGAAATCAGTCTGGATACTTGCATTGTCCAGATGTTTTTCCTTCATGGATTTACCATCATAGAATGTGGGGTGTTGGTGGCTATGGCCTTTGACCGCTACGTGGCTATCTGTGATCCTCTGAGGTATACTGCCATTCTCACTAATTCCAGAATCATTCAGATGGGCCTCTTAATGATTATACGCACTGTAGTGTTAATAGTGCCATTACTCTTGCTCCTTAAGCCCCTGTATTTCTGTAGAGTGAATGTCCTTTCTCATTCCTACTGTTACTAtccagatgtgattaaattagcaTGTTCAGATACTCGAGCCAACAGCATCTGTGGGATAATAGACCTCTTCCTGACCACAGGAGTAGATACACTATGCATCATCTTGTCTTATATCTTGATCGTTCGCTCTGTCCTCCATATTGCCTCCCCTGAAGAACGACACAAGGTCTTTAGCACCTGTGTCTCCCATATTGGAGCTCTCACTATTTTCTACATCCCCATGATAAGCCTCTCCTTGGTGCATCGCTACAGTCGATCAGCACCCAAAGTGGTCCATTCGTTGATGGCCAATATATACCTGCTTTTGCCTCCTGTGCTCAACCCCATTATCTATagtgtaaaaacaaaacagattcaCAAGGTTATATTCAGTCTTCTCCTTACAAAATAA